In Pararge aegeria chromosome 17, ilParAegt1.1, whole genome shotgun sequence, one genomic interval encodes:
- the LOC120631188 gene encoding F-actin-capping protein subunit beta has translation MTEQQMDCALDLMRRLPPQQIEKNLTDLIDLVPSLCEDLLSSVDQPLKIAQDRSNGKDYLLCDYNRDGDSYRSPWSNTYDPPLEDGSMPSERLRKLEIEANHAFDQYREMYFEGGVSSVYLWDMDHGFAGVILIKKAGDGSQKIKGCWDSIHVVEVVEKSSGRNAHYKLTSTAMLWLQTNKEGSGTMNLGGSLTRQAEQDSTVSDVTPHIANIGRMVEDMENKIRNTLNDIYFGKTKDIVNGLRSTVPANVERQKAALQHDLAEALLQRRQTTRAD, from the exons ATG ACAGAACAACAGATGGATTGCGCTTTAGATTTAATGAGGAGGCTGCCTCCTCAGCAGATTGAGAAGAATTTAACCGATTTGATTGATTTGGTGCCGAGCTTGTGCGAGGACCTGCTGTCGTCTGTCGACCAGCCACTAAAGATCGCACAGGACCGAAGTAACGGGAAGGATTACTTGCTATGCGATTACAATCGAGATGGCGACTCATACCGGTCTCCTTGGTCGAACACTTACGATCCTCCACTTGAAGATGGGTCAATGCCCTCAGAGAGATTAAGAAAGCTAGAGATCGAAGCGAATCATGCTTTCGATCAGTACAGGGAAATGTATTTTGAAGGTGGAGTCAGCTCTGTCTATTTATGGGATATGGATCATGGGTTTGCAG GTGTGATTCTAATAAAGAAAGCTGGAGACGGCTCACAGAAGATAAAAGGCTGCTGGGACTCCATACATGTGGTTGAAGTGGTAGAGAAGAGCTCAGGAAGGAATGCCCATTACAAGTTGACTTCTACCGCTATGCTTTGGCTTCAGACCAATAAAGAAGGAAGTGGGACCATGAATCTTGGCGGCAGTTTAACAAGACAG GCAGAGCAAGATTCAACTGTTAGCGATGTAACCCCTCACATTGCTAACATTGGTCGCATGGTGGAAGACATGGAGAACAAGATAAGAAACACACTGAATGACATTTATTTTG GCAAAACAAAAGACATAGTAAACGGTTTGCGTTCGACGGTGCCAGCCAACGTGGAGCGTCAGAAGGCAGCCTTGCAGCACGACTTGGCAGAAGCGCTGCTACAACGCCGGCAGACCACTCGCGCAGACTGA
- the LOC120630975 gene encoding uncharacterized protein LOC120630975, translating to MAVGADIVVDLSDNDDDDCVLEAVIYNSNSNHNNYFTYDKIFKENPLLAEVIEKCFNLESTEGMLRVINKTLLEVYKEADPKFKSSSDFETVLKRTLIRLDKDPNHKFSHIKDLCETLRSSKFKKRVQLITLEKKIRPNDRRKLSLKRKSYLERKNKRQKTDIIDLDKYEEIPTINLVQDYINNDSPIVIDDEKQNPNSEENCDCFTEISRAELRLQNNNQTQNQKLGNSVDANKLSGFNNLKENIENLRTNIECTQQNYVAFLICDSVSKINADKLLVPRTNCESNTPESPEKLLVPQKVSNIDLSAEDEPPRIDLEKIKNIELQISRYKEFIAKLDEEEVTEDSLSSPYVKSEKCKEKIVALYKELCTLTGAEAIKRREVTLTVIEGHPSGPVKRLERFLNRNIGSDGNPPFPDFNDVVKCVEIANANDNLGWNKGQVMREASALFTHCGHALQKRRKKREWKDLLSRVKAENCDGDPADADPELLARLEANKRVALKKESDLLERYSTMQNLPQDRKKSKDVQLPPDTDDDVKYDSDESSDECDSLKVNLEENNSFVLTTANTSNSIDISKIVNGYSNQTETKSKFKAIQNVNFVQKDCPPQIVAESITNESIIDEFGVKLIDPREIPNVNANVPTNIAVNFESNVGEVNNKETICVESNFEDDDIQNNVSNVTSQSFETNVEENCKFYDQNVNYESNVAEVNIKSEVNLNEAMDKTELDVVKTETDPTENIAKLLNNFGDNYTVSILEIEDPFFVIEISDSSDED from the exons atggCCGTTGGAGCTGATATTGTTGTCGATTTATCCGACAACGACGATGATGATTGT GTGTTAGAAGCAGTTATATACAACTCAAACAGCAATCACAACAATTACTTTACTtatgataaaatattcaaagaaaATCCACTTCTAGCGGAAGTTATTGAGAAATGTTTCAACTTAGAAAGcacagaaggaatgctcagaGTTATAAACAAAACTTTACTAGAAGTTTACAAAGAAGCAGACCCAAAGTTTAAGTCCTCATCAGATTTTGAGACTGTTTTGAAAAGGACTTTGATACGTCTAGACAAAGATCCTAATCATAAGTTTTCTCATATAAAAGATTTGTGCGAGACATTAAGGTCCAGTAAGTTTAAGAAACGGGTACAACTGATCACATTGGAAAAGAAAATAAGGC CGAATGACAGAAGAAAGTTGTCCTTGAAAAGAAAAAGCTATCTGGAAAGGAAAAACAAAAGGCAAAAGACTGATATAATTGATTTGGATAAATATGAGGAGATTCCTACTATTAATTTAGTTCAAGATTACATAAACAATGATAGTCCCATAGTTATTGATGATGAAAAACAGAATCCCAATTCTGAAGAAAATTGTGATTGCTTTACTGAAATAAGCAGAGCTGAACTCAGACTGCAAAATAATAACCAAACACAAAATCAAAAGTTGGGAAATTCGGTAGATGCAAATAAATTATCAGGTTTCAATAATcttaaagaaaatatagaaaacCTTAGAACAAATATTGAATGTACACAACAAAATTATGTAGCTTTTCTCATTTGTGATTCCgtttcaaaaataaatgcaGACAAATTATTAGTTCCAAGAACAAACTGTGAAAGTAACACTCCTGAAAGTCCAGAGAAATTATTAGTACCTCAGAAAGTATCCAATATAGATTTGTCTGCAGAAGATGAACCTCCTAGAATAGacttggaaaaaataaaaaatattgaactaCAGATATCAAGATACAAAGAATTTATAGCTAAACTTGATGAGGAAGAAGTCACCGAGGATAGTCTCTCTTCCCCTTATGTAAAGAGTGAAAA ATGTAAAGAGAAAATAGTAGCATTATACAAAGAGTTATGTACTCTAACTGGGGCAGAGGCAATTAAGAGACGTGAAGTAACACTGACAGTCATTGAAGGTCACCCGTCCGGTCCTGTGAAGAGGCTCGAGAGGTTTCTCAACCGGAATATCGGTAGCGATGGTAACCCACCTTTCCCAGATTTCAACGATGTAGTCAAGTGTGTTGAGATAGCGAATGCTAATGATAATCTTGGTTGGAATAAAGGCCAAGTTATGCGAGAAG CGAGCGCCCTATTCACTCACTGCGGTCACGCGCTGCAGAAGCGACGTAAGAAGCGAGAGTGGAAAGACCTTCTCTCGCGCGTTAAAGCGGAAAATTGTGACGGAGACCCGGCCGATGCGGACCCCGAGTTGCTAGCACGATTAGAAGCCAATAAGCGAGTCGCCTTGAAGAAAGAATCCGATTTACTTGAAAG ATACTCAACGATGCAGAATTTGCCACAAGATCGGAAAAAATCAAAAGATGTTCAACTGCCACCAGATACCGATGATGATGTTAAATATGATAGCGATGAAAGTTCAGATGAATGTGATTCATTGAAAGTAAATTTAGAAGAAAACAACTCATTTGTACTGACCACAGCAAACACGTCAAATTCTATAGATATCAGCAAAATAGTTAATGGTTATTCAAATCAAACTGAAACTAAAAGTAAATTCAAAGCAATTCAAAATGTCAACTTTGTACAAAAAGACTGTCCGCCTCAAATAGTTGCAGAATCAATAACTAATGAATCTATTATAGATGAATTTGGTGTCAAACTTATTGATCCGAGGGAAATTCCAAATGTCAACGCTAATGTTCCAACAAATATCGCTGTAAATTTTGAATCCAACGTTggagaagtaaataataaagaaacaatCTGCGTTGAATCAAATtttgaagatgatgatattcAGAATAATGTTTCTAATGTTACTAGTCAAAGTTTCGAAACAAATGTTGAAGAAAATTGTAAGTTTTATGACCAAAACGTGAATTACGAATCCAACGTTGCagaagtaaatattaaaagcgAAGTAAATTTAAATGAGGCTATGGATAAAACTGAATTGGATGTTGTAAAGACCGAAACAGATCCTACGGAGAATATAGCAAAACTTTTAAACAATTTCGGTGATAACTACACTGTTTCCATACTTGAAATTGAGGATCCATTTTTTGTTATAGAAATATCGGACAGTTCAGATGAGGACTGA